From the Oncorhynchus nerka isolate Pitt River linkage group LG28, Oner_Uvic_2.0, whole genome shotgun sequence genome, one window contains:
- the ldb1a gene encoding LIM domain-binding protein 1-A isoform X4, producing MLDRDVGPTPMYPPSYLEPGMGRPTPYGNQTDYRIFELNKRLQNWTEDCDNLWWDAFTTEFFEDDAMLTITFCLEDGPKRYTIGRTLIPRYFRSIFEGGATELFYTLKHPKESFHSNFVSLDCDQCTMVTQNGKPMFTQVCVEGRLYLEFMFDDMMRIKTWHFSIRQHREVLPRSILAMHVQDPQMLDQLAKNITRCGLSNSTLNYLRLCVILEPMQELMSRHKTYSLSPRDCLKTCLFQKWQRMVAPPAEPARQAPNKRRKRKMSGGSNMSAGGGNNNNSKKKSPANNFPLSTQVPDVMMVGEPTLMGGEFGDEDERLITRLENGQFDTANGGGGLEDEDSFGSSPALGGANSPWNNNKTPNSQDSKNNDSQSSQ from the exons atgctggacagagacgtGGG GCCAACACCAATGTACCCCCCGTCATACCTAGAGCCTGGCATGGG GAGACCTACACCATACGGCAACCAGACAGACTACAGGATATTTGAGCTCAACAAGCGGCTACAGAACTGGACAGAG GACTGTGACAATCTCTGGTGGGATGCCTTCACCACAGAGTTCTTTGAAGATGATGCCATGCTGACCATCACCTTTTGTCTGGAGGACGGGCCCAAACGATACA CTATCGGCCGGACATTGATCCCACGGTACTTCCGAAGTATCTTTGAAGGGGGCGCCACTGAGCTGTTCTACACATTGAAACACCCTAAAGAGTCATTCCACAGTAACTTTGTGTCTCTAGACTGTGACCAGTGCACCATGGTTACACAGAACGGCAAGCCCATGTTCACACAG gtgtgtgtggagggtcgTTTATACCTGGAGTTCATGTTTGACGACATGATGAGGATCAAGACATGGCACTTTAGCATCAGACAACACAGAGAGGTCCTGCCTCGTAGCATACTAGCTATGCAC GTGCAGGACCCTCAGATGCTGGACCAGCTGGCCAAAAACATCACAAGATGTGGTCTGTCCAACTCCACACTCAACTACCTTAGG CTGTGTGTGATCTTGGAGCCGATGCAGGAGTTGATGTCCAGACACAAGACCTACAGTCTGAGTCCCAGAGACTGTCTCAAGACCTGTCTCTTCCAAAAGTGGCAACGCATGGTGGCCCCACCAG CTGAGCCGGCCAGACAAGCGCCCAACAAGCGGAGGAAAAGGAAGATGTCTGGTGGAAGCAACATGAGCGCTGGAGgaggaaacaacaacaacagcaagaaGAAGAGTCCTGCCAACAACTTCCCCCTCTCCACACAGGTACCT GACGTGATGATGGTGGGCGAGCCCACTCTGATGGGAGGGGAGTTTGGAGACGAGGATGAGCGTCTGATCACGCGGCTGGAGAATGGCCAGTTCGACACGGCCAATGGAGGGGGGGGCCTGGAGGACGAGGACAGTTTCGGCAGCTCCCCTGCCCTGGGGGGTGCAAACTCACCCTGGAACAACAACAAGACCCCCAACAGCCAGGACAGCAAGAACAACGACTCTCAGTCCTCACAGTAG
- the ldb1a gene encoding LIM domain-binding protein 1-A isoform X3, which translates to MSVGGCACPGCSSKSFKLYSPKEPGPNGSAFPPFHPGTMLDRDVGPTPMYPPSYLEPGMGRPTPYGNQTDYRIFELNKRLQNWTEDCDNLWWDAFTTEFFEDDAMLTITFCLEDGPKRYTIGRTLIPRYFRSIFEGGATELFYTLKHPKESFHSNFVSLDCDQCTMVTQNGKPMFTQVCVEGRLYLEFMFDDMMRIKTWHFSIRQHREVLPRSILAMHVQDPQMLDQLAKNITRCGLSNSTLNYLRLCVILEPMQELMSRHKTYSLSPRDCLKTCLFQKWQRMVAPPAEPARQAPNKRRKRKMSGGSNMSAGGGNNNNSKKKSPANNFPLSTQDVMMVGEPTLMGGEFGDEDERLITRLENGQFDTANGGGGLEDEDSFGSSPALGGANSPWNNNKTPNSQDSKNNDSQSSQ; encoded by the exons gctgTTCATCTAAGTCGTTCAAGCTGTACTCCCCCAAGGAGCCCGGCCCTAACGGCAGTGCCTTCCCCCCCTTCCACCCCGgcaccatgctggacagagacgtGGG GCCAACACCAATGTACCCCCCGTCATACCTAGAGCCTGGCATGGG GAGACCTACACCATACGGCAACCAGACAGACTACAGGATATTTGAGCTCAACAAGCGGCTACAGAACTGGACAGAG GACTGTGACAATCTCTGGTGGGATGCCTTCACCACAGAGTTCTTTGAAGATGATGCCATGCTGACCATCACCTTTTGTCTGGAGGACGGGCCCAAACGATACA CTATCGGCCGGACATTGATCCCACGGTACTTCCGAAGTATCTTTGAAGGGGGCGCCACTGAGCTGTTCTACACATTGAAACACCCTAAAGAGTCATTCCACAGTAACTTTGTGTCTCTAGACTGTGACCAGTGCACCATGGTTACACAGAACGGCAAGCCCATGTTCACACAG gtgtgtgtggagggtcgTTTATACCTGGAGTTCATGTTTGACGACATGATGAGGATCAAGACATGGCACTTTAGCATCAGACAACACAGAGAGGTCCTGCCTCGTAGCATACTAGCTATGCAC GTGCAGGACCCTCAGATGCTGGACCAGCTGGCCAAAAACATCACAAGATGTGGTCTGTCCAACTCCACACTCAACTACCTTAGG CTGTGTGTGATCTTGGAGCCGATGCAGGAGTTGATGTCCAGACACAAGACCTACAGTCTGAGTCCCAGAGACTGTCTCAAGACCTGTCTCTTCCAAAAGTGGCAACGCATGGTGGCCCCACCAG CTGAGCCGGCCAGACAAGCGCCCAACAAGCGGAGGAAAAGGAAGATGTCTGGTGGAAGCAACATGAGCGCTGGAGgaggaaacaacaacaacagcaagaaGAAGAGTCCTGCCAACAACTTCCCCCTCTCCACACAG GACGTGATGATGGTGGGCGAGCCCACTCTGATGGGAGGGGAGTTTGGAGACGAGGATGAGCGTCTGATCACGCGGCTGGAGAATGGCCAGTTCGACACGGCCAATGGAGGGGGGGGCCTGGAGGACGAGGACAGTTTCGGCAGCTCCCCTGCCCTGGGGGGTGCAAACTCACCCTGGAACAACAACAAGACCCCCAACAGCCAGGACAGCAAGAACAACGACTCTCAGTCCTCACAGTAG
- the ldb1a gene encoding LIM domain-binding protein 1-A isoform X2 — protein sequence MSVGGCACPGCSSKSFKLYSPKEPGPNGSAFPPFHPGTMLDRDVGPTPMYPPSYLEPGMGRPTPYGNQTDYRIFELNKRLQNWTEDCDNLWWDAFTTEFFEDDAMLTITFCLEDGPKRYTIGRTLIPRYFRSIFEGGATELFYTLKHPKESFHSNFVSLDCDQCTMVTQNGKPMFTQVCVEGRLYLEFMFDDMMRIKTWHFSIRQHREVLPRSILAMHDPQMLDQLAKNITRCGLSNSTLNYLRLCVILEPMQELMSRHKTYSLSPRDCLKTCLFQKWQRMVAPPAEPARQAPNKRRKRKMSGGSNMSAGGGNNNNSKKKSPANNFPLSTQVPDVMMVGEPTLMGGEFGDEDERLITRLENGQFDTANGGGGLEDEDSFGSSPALGGANSPWNNNKTPNSQDSKNNDSQSSQ from the exons gctgTTCATCTAAGTCGTTCAAGCTGTACTCCCCCAAGGAGCCCGGCCCTAACGGCAGTGCCTTCCCCCCCTTCCACCCCGgcaccatgctggacagagacgtGGG GCCAACACCAATGTACCCCCCGTCATACCTAGAGCCTGGCATGGG GAGACCTACACCATACGGCAACCAGACAGACTACAGGATATTTGAGCTCAACAAGCGGCTACAGAACTGGACAGAG GACTGTGACAATCTCTGGTGGGATGCCTTCACCACAGAGTTCTTTGAAGATGATGCCATGCTGACCATCACCTTTTGTCTGGAGGACGGGCCCAAACGATACA CTATCGGCCGGACATTGATCCCACGGTACTTCCGAAGTATCTTTGAAGGGGGCGCCACTGAGCTGTTCTACACATTGAAACACCCTAAAGAGTCATTCCACAGTAACTTTGTGTCTCTAGACTGTGACCAGTGCACCATGGTTACACAGAACGGCAAGCCCATGTTCACACAG gtgtgtgtggagggtcgTTTATACCTGGAGTTCATGTTTGACGACATGATGAGGATCAAGACATGGCACTTTAGCATCAGACAACACAGAGAGGTCCTGCCTCGTAGCATACTAGCTATGCAC GACCCTCAGATGCTGGACCAGCTGGCCAAAAACATCACAAGATGTGGTCTGTCCAACTCCACACTCAACTACCTTAGG CTGTGTGTGATCTTGGAGCCGATGCAGGAGTTGATGTCCAGACACAAGACCTACAGTCTGAGTCCCAGAGACTGTCTCAAGACCTGTCTCTTCCAAAAGTGGCAACGCATGGTGGCCCCACCAG CTGAGCCGGCCAGACAAGCGCCCAACAAGCGGAGGAAAAGGAAGATGTCTGGTGGAAGCAACATGAGCGCTGGAGgaggaaacaacaacaacagcaagaaGAAGAGTCCTGCCAACAACTTCCCCCTCTCCACACAGGTACCT GACGTGATGATGGTGGGCGAGCCCACTCTGATGGGAGGGGAGTTTGGAGACGAGGATGAGCGTCTGATCACGCGGCTGGAGAATGGCCAGTTCGACACGGCCAATGGAGGGGGGGGCCTGGAGGACGAGGACAGTTTCGGCAGCTCCCCTGCCCTGGGGGGTGCAAACTCACCCTGGAACAACAACAAGACCCCCAACAGCCAGGACAGCAAGAACAACGACTCTCAGTCCTCACAGTAG
- the ldb1a gene encoding LIM domain-binding protein 1-A isoform X5, producing the protein MSVGGCACPGCSSKSFKLYSPKEPGPNGSAFPPFHPGTMLDRDVGPTPMYPPSYLEPGMGRPTPYGNQTDYRIFELNKRLQNWTEDCDNLWWDAFTTEFFEDDAMLTITFCLEDGPKRYTIGRTLIPRYFRSIFEGGATELFYTLKHPKESFHSNFVSLDCDQCTMVTQNGKPMFTQVCVEGRLYLEFMFDDMMRIKTWHFSIRQHREVLPRSILAMHVQDPQMLDQLAKNITRCGLSNSTLNYLRLCVILEPMQELMSRHKTYSLSPRDCLKTCLFQKWQRMVAPPAEPARQAPNKRRKRKMSGGSNMSAGGGNNNNSKKKSPANNFPLSTQVPDLVGTKTCTLPELEDRS; encoded by the exons gctgTTCATCTAAGTCGTTCAAGCTGTACTCCCCCAAGGAGCCCGGCCCTAACGGCAGTGCCTTCCCCCCCTTCCACCCCGgcaccatgctggacagagacgtGGG GCCAACACCAATGTACCCCCCGTCATACCTAGAGCCTGGCATGGG GAGACCTACACCATACGGCAACCAGACAGACTACAGGATATTTGAGCTCAACAAGCGGCTACAGAACTGGACAGAG GACTGTGACAATCTCTGGTGGGATGCCTTCACCACAGAGTTCTTTGAAGATGATGCCATGCTGACCATCACCTTTTGTCTGGAGGACGGGCCCAAACGATACA CTATCGGCCGGACATTGATCCCACGGTACTTCCGAAGTATCTTTGAAGGGGGCGCCACTGAGCTGTTCTACACATTGAAACACCCTAAAGAGTCATTCCACAGTAACTTTGTGTCTCTAGACTGTGACCAGTGCACCATGGTTACACAGAACGGCAAGCCCATGTTCACACAG gtgtgtgtggagggtcgTTTATACCTGGAGTTCATGTTTGACGACATGATGAGGATCAAGACATGGCACTTTAGCATCAGACAACACAGAGAGGTCCTGCCTCGTAGCATACTAGCTATGCAC GTGCAGGACCCTCAGATGCTGGACCAGCTGGCCAAAAACATCACAAGATGTGGTCTGTCCAACTCCACACTCAACTACCTTAGG CTGTGTGTGATCTTGGAGCCGATGCAGGAGTTGATGTCCAGACACAAGACCTACAGTCTGAGTCCCAGAGACTGTCTCAAGACCTGTCTCTTCCAAAAGTGGCAACGCATGGTGGCCCCACCAG CTGAGCCGGCCAGACAAGCGCCCAACAAGCGGAGGAAAAGGAAGATGTCTGGTGGAAGCAACATGAGCGCTGGAGgaggaaacaacaacaacagcaagaaGAAGAGTCCTGCCAACAACTTCCCCCTCTCCACACAGGTACCT GACCTGGTTGGAACAAAAACCTGTACACTGCCGGAGCTTGAGGACCGGAGTTGA
- the ldb1a gene encoding LIM domain-binding protein 1-A isoform X6 produces MSVGGCACPGCSSKSFKLYSPKEPGPNGSAFPPFHPGTMLDRDVGPTPMYPPSYLEPGMGRPTPYGNQTDYRIFELNKRLQNWTEDCDNLWWDAFTTEFFEDDAMLTITFCLEDGPKRYTIGRTLIPRYFRSIFEGGATELFYTLKHPKESFHSNFVSLDCDQCTMVTQNGKPMFTQVCVEGRLYLEFMFDDMMRIKTWHFSIRQHREVLPRSILAMHVQDPQMLDQLAKNITRCGLSNSTLNYLRLCVILEPMQELMSRHKTYSLSPRDCLKTCLFQKWQRMVAPPAEPARQAPNKRRKRKMSGGSNMSAGGGNNNNSKKKSPANNFPLSTQDLVGTKTCTLPELEDRS; encoded by the exons gctgTTCATCTAAGTCGTTCAAGCTGTACTCCCCCAAGGAGCCCGGCCCTAACGGCAGTGCCTTCCCCCCCTTCCACCCCGgcaccatgctggacagagacgtGGG GCCAACACCAATGTACCCCCCGTCATACCTAGAGCCTGGCATGGG GAGACCTACACCATACGGCAACCAGACAGACTACAGGATATTTGAGCTCAACAAGCGGCTACAGAACTGGACAGAG GACTGTGACAATCTCTGGTGGGATGCCTTCACCACAGAGTTCTTTGAAGATGATGCCATGCTGACCATCACCTTTTGTCTGGAGGACGGGCCCAAACGATACA CTATCGGCCGGACATTGATCCCACGGTACTTCCGAAGTATCTTTGAAGGGGGCGCCACTGAGCTGTTCTACACATTGAAACACCCTAAAGAGTCATTCCACAGTAACTTTGTGTCTCTAGACTGTGACCAGTGCACCATGGTTACACAGAACGGCAAGCCCATGTTCACACAG gtgtgtgtggagggtcgTTTATACCTGGAGTTCATGTTTGACGACATGATGAGGATCAAGACATGGCACTTTAGCATCAGACAACACAGAGAGGTCCTGCCTCGTAGCATACTAGCTATGCAC GTGCAGGACCCTCAGATGCTGGACCAGCTGGCCAAAAACATCACAAGATGTGGTCTGTCCAACTCCACACTCAACTACCTTAGG CTGTGTGTGATCTTGGAGCCGATGCAGGAGTTGATGTCCAGACACAAGACCTACAGTCTGAGTCCCAGAGACTGTCTCAAGACCTGTCTCTTCCAAAAGTGGCAACGCATGGTGGCCCCACCAG CTGAGCCGGCCAGACAAGCGCCCAACAAGCGGAGGAAAAGGAAGATGTCTGGTGGAAGCAACATGAGCGCTGGAGgaggaaacaacaacaacagcaagaaGAAGAGTCCTGCCAACAACTTCCCCCTCTCCACACAG GACCTGGTTGGAACAAAAACCTGTACACTGCCGGAGCTTGAGGACCGGAGTTGA
- the ldb1a gene encoding LIM domain-binding protein 1-A isoform X1, with protein sequence MSVGGCACPGCSSKSFKLYSPKEPGPNGSAFPPFHPGTMLDRDVGPTPMYPPSYLEPGMGRPTPYGNQTDYRIFELNKRLQNWTEDCDNLWWDAFTTEFFEDDAMLTITFCLEDGPKRYTIGRTLIPRYFRSIFEGGATELFYTLKHPKESFHSNFVSLDCDQCTMVTQNGKPMFTQVCVEGRLYLEFMFDDMMRIKTWHFSIRQHREVLPRSILAMHVQDPQMLDQLAKNITRCGLSNSTLNYLRLCVILEPMQELMSRHKTYSLSPRDCLKTCLFQKWQRMVAPPAEPARQAPNKRRKRKMSGGSNMSAGGGNNNNSKKKSPANNFPLSTQVPDVMMVGEPTLMGGEFGDEDERLITRLENGQFDTANGGGGLEDEDSFGSSPALGGANSPWNNNKTPNSQDSKNNDSQSSQ encoded by the exons gctgTTCATCTAAGTCGTTCAAGCTGTACTCCCCCAAGGAGCCCGGCCCTAACGGCAGTGCCTTCCCCCCCTTCCACCCCGgcaccatgctggacagagacgtGGG GCCAACACCAATGTACCCCCCGTCATACCTAGAGCCTGGCATGGG GAGACCTACACCATACGGCAACCAGACAGACTACAGGATATTTGAGCTCAACAAGCGGCTACAGAACTGGACAGAG GACTGTGACAATCTCTGGTGGGATGCCTTCACCACAGAGTTCTTTGAAGATGATGCCATGCTGACCATCACCTTTTGTCTGGAGGACGGGCCCAAACGATACA CTATCGGCCGGACATTGATCCCACGGTACTTCCGAAGTATCTTTGAAGGGGGCGCCACTGAGCTGTTCTACACATTGAAACACCCTAAAGAGTCATTCCACAGTAACTTTGTGTCTCTAGACTGTGACCAGTGCACCATGGTTACACAGAACGGCAAGCCCATGTTCACACAG gtgtgtgtggagggtcgTTTATACCTGGAGTTCATGTTTGACGACATGATGAGGATCAAGACATGGCACTTTAGCATCAGACAACACAGAGAGGTCCTGCCTCGTAGCATACTAGCTATGCAC GTGCAGGACCCTCAGATGCTGGACCAGCTGGCCAAAAACATCACAAGATGTGGTCTGTCCAACTCCACACTCAACTACCTTAGG CTGTGTGTGATCTTGGAGCCGATGCAGGAGTTGATGTCCAGACACAAGACCTACAGTCTGAGTCCCAGAGACTGTCTCAAGACCTGTCTCTTCCAAAAGTGGCAACGCATGGTGGCCCCACCAG CTGAGCCGGCCAGACAAGCGCCCAACAAGCGGAGGAAAAGGAAGATGTCTGGTGGAAGCAACATGAGCGCTGGAGgaggaaacaacaacaacagcaagaaGAAGAGTCCTGCCAACAACTTCCCCCTCTCCACACAGGTACCT GACGTGATGATGGTGGGCGAGCCCACTCTGATGGGAGGGGAGTTTGGAGACGAGGATGAGCGTCTGATCACGCGGCTGGAGAATGGCCAGTTCGACACGGCCAATGGAGGGGGGGGCCTGGAGGACGAGGACAGTTTCGGCAGCTCCCCTGCCCTGGGGGGTGCAAACTCACCCTGGAACAACAACAAGACCCCCAACAGCCAGGACAGCAAGAACAACGACTCTCAGTCCTCACAGTAG